From bacterium:
CCGCCGGGCTGCACCCCTCGCCCATCCCCCACTGCCACGTGGTGACCACCACCACCCACAAGACCCTGCGGGGCCCCCGGGGCGGGATGGTGCTGATAGGCAAGGATTCCGAGAACCCCTTCGGCTACAAGATCAAGATCAAGGCCGGCGAGCGCCTGAAGATGATGTCCGAGGTGATGGACAGCACGGTGATGCCCGGCATCCAGGGCGGCCCGCTGATGCACGTCATCGCCGCCAAGTCGGTGGCCTTCAAGGAGGCCTTGGACCCGTCGTTCAAGATCTACGCCCAGCAGGTGATAGACAACTCCCGGGCCCTGGCCCAGAGCATGGTGGAGCGGGGCTATCAGATCGTTTCCGGCGGCACCGACAACCACGTGATGCTGATAGACCTGACCAGCAAGAACATCACCGGCAAGGAGGCCGAGAACGCCCTGCACGCCGCCGGGATCACGGTCAACAAGAACATGGTGCCGTTCGACGCCCGCAGCCCCTTCGTGACCTCCGGTTTCCGGATGGGCACCGCCGCTTTGACCACCCGGGGCATGAAGCAGCCTGCGATGAAAATTGTGGCCGGAATGATAGACAAGGTGCTGGCCAACCTCAGCGACGAAAAAACAATTCAGGGAGTTACCGGCGAGATCAAGGAACTATGCCGGGAATTTCCGCTATACCCCAACCGTTTGAAAGGGTAGACCAACATGGCTGAAAAAATCAACCTGGGCCGGGTCCAGTTCGGCGAGGTCGTCACCAAGGCCCTGAAGGAGCGCTGGTCCGGCGTGCTGACCATCGAGAACTCGGAATACACAGAGTACGTGGAATTCAAGAACGGGTCCATCGGGGGATTCTCCTCGGCCGAGCGGAAAAAGCTGCTGGGCGAGATCCTGACCGCCGGCGGCCACATCAGCACCGAAGACCTGGACAAGGCCATCGCCACCCAGAAGGCCAAGGGCGGCCGGATCGGCGACATCCTGGTGGAGATGGACCTGATCACCAGGCAGCGGATCGAGGAAGTGCTGGCCATTCATCAGATGAGCATCCTGGCCCAGAGCCTTTCGGCCAAGGACGCCGAGCTTTCCTTTGAGCCGGGCCTGACCCTGGCCGACAAAGGATGAGCCAGGCCCCGAAAACAACCCGTCAGGCCGTGACTAAACTTGTGCGCCCCAGCTGGGACCGGTATTTCATGGAGATCGCGGTGCTGGTGTCCAGCCGGACCACCTGCCTTCGCCGCCAGGTGGGGGCGGTGATAGTAAAGGACAAACGGCTTTTGTCCACCGGCTACAACGGGGCGCCGGTGGGCCTGAAGCACTGCGCCGAGCTGGGATGCCTGCGGCAGAAGCTGGGGGTCAAGTCCGGGGAAAAACACGAGCTGTGCCGGGCCATTCATGCCGAGCAGAACGCCATAATCCAGGCGGCCACCTTCGGGGTGCCGCTGCTGGGGGCCTCGATCTACATCACCCATTTTCCCTGCGTGCTTTGCTCCAAGATGATCATCAATGCCGGGATCAAAAGGATCATATATTCTCAGGGATATCCCGATCAGATGTCGCAGGATATATTGAAGGAAGCCAAACTGAAGACCGAGCTGTTAAAGTCATAGATGAAACAGACCGCTGAAAATAAAAGGACCAAGATTTATATCGGTCTGGGCTCCAACCTGGGAAACCGGCTGGGCAACATTCGTTTTGCCCTGGCCGCCATGGGACAGATGCCGGGATCCTCGGTCCTCAGGATGTCCGGGGTATACGAGACCGAGCCTTTCGGCAACACCGACCAGCCCAAGTTCCTGAATGCCGCGGTGGAACTGGAGACCAGCCTGGAGCCCATGGTGCTGCTGAGGTCCCTGCAGCGGATCGAGCAACACATGGGCCGGGTGCGCCAGGTGAAATGGGAGCCGCGGGTGATAGATCTGGACATCCTTTATTTCGGCAGCCAGGTGATAGATACCCCGGACCTTAAGGTGCCGCACCCGGAGCTTCCCCTGCGCGGGTTCGTGCTGGTTCCGCTCTGCGACCTGATCCCCGACTTCGAGGATCCCGCCAGCCGGCAGAAGGTGAAGGCCCTGCTTAAGAAAATACCCCGGACCCAAAAGGATGTCATTAAACTGGAGACGGCTAATTTCTAGACCTGTTATCTTAGCCATTTAACCACAGAAGGCATAAAGAGCACAAAAGCTACTGCAGAAACATATGTGAGTTATGTGCTTTTTTGTGGCCGATCATAAAATACCAAAATGCCCAATAGTTTTATCATGATGGATTCAAAAATACCAAGATACGTGGCCATCGAAGGCGTGATCGGCGTGGGCAAGACCACGCTGGCCAAGATGCTGGCCGAGCGGTTTCACGCCAAGCGGGTGAACGAGGAGGTGGAGGCCAACCCCTTCCTGACCAAGTTCTATTCCGACCGCCGGGCCTTTGCCTTTCAGACCCAGATCTTCTTCCTGCTCTCCCGCTACAAGCAGCAGCAGGGGATACTGCAGCAGGACCTGTTCGGCCAGCAGATAGTCTCCGATTATCTGTTCGCCAAGGACAAGATATTCGCCTACCTTAACCTGGATCAGAACGAGATCTCCCTGTATGAAAACCTGTGGAAGCTGCTGGAGCCGGGGATAGTCAAGCCAGACCTGGTGGTCTACCTTCTGGCCGACACTGACCTGCTGTCAAAGCGGATCAAGGAACGGGGCCGGCCGTTCGAACACAACCTCTCCCGGGATTACCTGGCAGAGCTGTCCGAGGCTTACAACCATTTCTTCTTCAATTACACCGAGACCCCGCTGCTGGTGGTCAACGTCAACCAGATAGACCTGGTCAACCATCCCGAGGATTTCGAGGACCTGGTGCAGAAGATCTGCCAGCCCCACCCCGGCACCCGCTATTACGTCCCGATCGGCAACAAGAAGGACAGGAAGAAGCCCAAGCCGGTTGAAGCCAAGGAGCAGAATCTGCTGCCGGAGTAAACCGAAAGTCCTGCCCTTTCGGGCGCCGTATCAATACCAGCCGAAATTTCAACCCAGGTCCTATGTCTATATTGTTCCCGTCAAAAAGCAAATAGAAACAAAAAATATATCCATCACAAAAAAGAGGTGACGCTATGATTGACTGGAAGGGATCCTTTGTAGCTTTGGTAACGCCGTTCCGCAACGGGGCTCTGGATGAGCAGGCTTTGGAACGGCTTTTGGATTATCAGATAGCCGCCGGGACCCAGGGAGTGGTGCCCTGCGCCACCACCGGGGAGGGTCCGACCATCCTGCCGGACGAATATCTCAGTATCATGACCATGACCATGAAAAAAGGCAAGGGGAAGTTCAAGGTGCTGGCCTATACCGGAAGCAATGACACCCTGCGGACCATCACCCGCACCCAGGAGGCCGAGAAACTAGGGGTGGACGGGGCCTTGGTGGTCACCCCCTATTACAACAAGCCCAGCCAGGAGGGGCTGTACCAGCATTTCAAGTCGGTAGCCCATGCCACCAAACTTCCTTTGATGCTCTATAACGTGCCCTCCCGCACCGGGGTCAGCCTGGAGCCGGTCACCATCGCCCGGCTGGCAGAGATAAAGAACATCGTGGCTGTCAAGGAAGCCTCGGGTGACCTGGACAACGCCAGCCAGATCATGGCCCTGTGCGGGGACCGGATCGCAGTCTTCTCCGGCGACGACCTGCTGACCCTGCCCATGCTGGCGGTGGGGGCCAAGGGCGTGGTATCGGTGCTGGCCAACGTGGCTCCCAAGGATGTCAATAAAATGGTTAATTATTTTTTAAGCGGCAAGATCGACGAAGCCCGCCAGATCCATCTCAAGCAGTTCCCCCTGATCAAATCCCTCTTTGCCGAGACCAGCCCCGGTCCGATCAAGGCCGCCCTGAACCTGCTGGGCCTGTGCCACGCCGAGATGCGGATGCCTCTGGTGGATGTGTCGGATGATACCCGGAAATGGGTAAAGGCGGAATTGAAAAAATACGGCTTGTTGAAACAGTAGCTGGGGTCCGATAGACCATAACAATAAGGAAGCCATGAAGGGCAGGAAACGTATTTCTTGCATTCATGGATTCCTTATAGAAAAGATCCCGTCCAATTTTTAATTATTTTTCTTGCCAGCAACAAAGCCCCCAACCCTGTTCAACCATCATGTCCCGACTGCTCCTCCATATCTGCTGCGCCCCCTGCCTGTGCCATCCTTACCGGGTGCTGTCGGCTGAAAATGTCGATTTCACGGGCTTCTGGTACAATCCCAACATCCATCCCTACCAGGAATACCAGGCCCGGCTCCAAGCGGTCAAGGATTTTGCACGGGAACACAAGATGCCGGCGGTATTCCGGGACGACTATCCCCTGGAGCAGACGCTGGAACTTTTGTCCCGGGAACGCTGCCAGGGCTGCTACCGGCTCCGGCTGGAGGAGACCGCCCGCCAGGCCAAGGCCCAGGGGTTTCAGGCTTTTTCCAGCACCCTGCTTTACAGCATCTACCAGAAGCACGACCTGATCCGGGAACTGGGAACGGAGATCGGAAAAAGGCAGGGGGTGGAATTCTACTACCGAGATCTCCGGACCGGCTGGGAGGAAGGGCGCAGAATATCAATGGAGGAAAACCTGTACCGCCAGAAATACTGCGGCTGCATCTTCAGCGAAAGGGACAGATACCAAAAAACAGAAAACAAAAACAGAAATCAAATACCAGGATAAATGAGCCAGAATAAAGAACAGCTGACCCGAGTCGGGGTATCCATAGAGCTTTCCCTGATGGAGAAGTTCGACCGGATGATCGAAAAGAAGGGATATACCAACCGTTCCGAAGCTTTCCGGGACATCGTCCGGAAGGTCCTGGCCGAGGGGGAATCCGAAAAGGGGAAGGAGATGGTGGGGGCCATTCTGATAGTCTACGACCATCATCATCCGCGCCTGGTGGAAAAACTGCTGGTCCTGCAGCACGACTCCGACGCCAAGATCATCGCTTCGCAGCACGTCCACCTGGATCATCACCATTGCATG
This genomic window contains:
- the glyA gene encoding serine hydroxymethyltransferase, which codes for MSILQNKDPEIYQSIIDETKRQEYGLELIASENFVSEAVLEAQGSVMTNKYAEGYPGKRYYGGCEFVDVAENIARDRAKQLFGCEYANVQPHSGSTANQAVYFTYCQPGDTVLGMDLAHGGHLTHGSPVSFSGKMYKIVSYGVKKETGYIDMDDVAKKAREHKPKMIIVGASAYSRHYEFAKFREIADEVGAFLFADVAHPAGLIAAGLHPSPIPHCHVVTTTTHKTLRGPRGGMVLIGKDSENPFGYKIKIKAGERLKMMSEVMDSTVMPGIQGGPLMHVIAAKSVAFKEALDPSFKIYAQQVIDNSRALAQSMVERGYQIVSGGTDNHVMLIDLTSKNITGKEAENALHAAGITVNKNMVPFDARSPFVTSGFRMGTAALTTRGMKQPAMKIVAGMIDKVLANLSDEKTIQGVTGEIKELCREFPLYPNRLKG
- a CDS encoding dCMP deaminase family protein, which produces MRPSWDRYFMEIAVLVSSRTTCLRRQVGAVIVKDKRLLSTGYNGAPVGLKHCAELGCLRQKLGVKSGEKHELCRAIHAEQNAIIQAATFGVPLLGASIYITHFPCVLCSKMIINAGIKRIIYSQGYPDQMSQDILKEAKLKTELLKS
- the folK gene encoding 2-amino-4-hydroxy-6-hydroxymethyldihydropteridine diphosphokinase, which translates into the protein MKQTAENKRTKIYIGLGSNLGNRLGNIRFALAAMGQMPGSSVLRMSGVYETEPFGNTDQPKFLNAAVELETSLEPMVLLRSLQRIEQHMGRVRQVKWEPRVIDLDILYFGSQVIDTPDLKVPHPELPLRGFVLVPLCDLIPDFEDPASRQKVKALLKKIPRTQKDVIKLETANF
- a CDS encoding deoxynucleoside kinase; the protein is MDSKIPRYVAIEGVIGVGKTTLAKMLAERFHAKRVNEEVEANPFLTKFYSDRRAFAFQTQIFFLLSRYKQQQGILQQDLFGQQIVSDYLFAKDKIFAYLNLDQNEISLYENLWKLLEPGIVKPDLVVYLLADTDLLSKRIKERGRPFEHNLSRDYLAELSEAYNHFFFNYTETPLLVVNVNQIDLVNHPEDFEDLVQKICQPHPGTRYYVPIGNKKDRKKPKPVEAKEQNLLPE
- the dapA gene encoding 4-hydroxy-tetrahydrodipicolinate synthase; the protein is MIDWKGSFVALVTPFRNGALDEQALERLLDYQIAAGTQGVVPCATTGEGPTILPDEYLSIMTMTMKKGKGKFKVLAYTGSNDTLRTITRTQEAEKLGVDGALVVTPYYNKPSQEGLYQHFKSVAHATKLPLMLYNVPSRTGVSLEPVTIARLAEIKNIVAVKEASGDLDNASQIMALCGDRIAVFSGDDLLTLPMLAVGAKGVVSVLANVAPKDVNKMVNYFLSGKIDEARQIHLKQFPLIKSLFAETSPGPIKAALNLLGLCHAEMRMPLVDVSDDTRKWVKAELKKYGLLKQ
- a CDS encoding epoxyqueuosine reductase QueH, which gives rise to MSRLLLHICCAPCLCHPYRVLSAENVDFTGFWYNPNIHPYQEYQARLQAVKDFAREHKMPAVFRDDYPLEQTLELLSRERCQGCYRLRLEETARQAKAQGFQAFSSTLLYSIYQKHDLIRELGTEIGKRQGVEFYYRDLRTGWEEGRRISMEENLYRQKYCGCIFSERDRYQKTENKNRNQIPG
- the nikR gene encoding nickel-responsive transcriptional regulator NikR; this encodes MSQNKEQLTRVGVSIELSLMEKFDRMIEKKGYTNRSEAFRDIVRKVLAEGESEKGKEMVGAILIVYDHHHPRLVEKLLVLQHDSDAKIIASQHVHLDHHHCMETIIVKGPTEKLEALQGKIGALKGVGQCLLSKTSCRVLH